One stretch of Podospora pseudoanserina strain CBS 124.78 chromosome 4, whole genome shotgun sequence DNA includes these proteins:
- a CDS encoding hypothetical protein (EggNog:ENOG503P21T) → MMPSKVLIFTGAPESSTLDWESGLLSAFSDPIARFAGIATDSQQPRPAIEGHAAWRSLTLEMTDIPHDRQKQVALDPCYDESADFLPGTGPDFFTTVYTASFASTRNGESQSQFQSRAESQNHALSQLYEHSIAIHQEMPSSHLVNHHSQSDQSDSCISNETTSFLSDGPSQHEPARGPLPFRGDSHLTDLKDIPPASCLTKIMPQTASVNLIVGIISVARPRVVNTRWGSKHLVEILVGDETRAGFTVTYWLPSDDVEKSCLAGLRPGDIVLMQNIGLNVFLKKVYGSSLRKDLSKVHLLYRVKLDSQESGGHYAASDLASTTNRHPQLDKTRQVRDWVLNFVGGGARHQGKSKNKPANPKRRWERPPDDDTQLP, encoded by the coding sequence ATGATGCCGTCAAAAGTCCTGATCTTTACTGGCGCTCCCGAGAGTAGCACGCTTGATTGGGAATCCGGGCTGCTGTCAGCCTTTTCCGATCCGATTGCCCGGTTTGCAGGAATCGCAACAGACAGCCAACAGCCTCGTCCAGCAATCGAGGGTCACGCTGCCTGGAGATCGTTGACACTGGAGATGACTGATATCCCACACGACCGCCAGAAGCAGGTCGCTCTTGACCCCTGCTACGATGAATCAGCAGACTTTCTTCCAGGGACGGGACCCGACTTCTTCACAACAGTATATACTGCCTCTTTCGCATCGACCAGAAACGGAGAATCTCAATCTCAGTTTCAGTCTCGGGCCGAGTCCCAGAACCATGCGTTGTCACAGCTCTACGAGCACTCAATAGCAATCCATCAGGAAATGCCCTCTTCCCACCTTGTCAATCACCACAGCCAAAGCGACCAGTCAGACTCTTGTATCAGCAACGAGACTACCTCTTTTCTGTCTGATGGCCCCAGCCAACACGAGCCCGCGAGGGGGCCGTTGCCTTTTCGGGGAGATTCTCACCTCACCGACCTGAAAGATATCCCACCAGCCTCGTGTCTTACCAAGATCATGCCGCAGACCGCGAGCGTCAACTTGATTGTAGGTATCATCTCGGTTGCCCGGCCTCGAGTTGTCAACACCCGATGGGGCTCAAAGCATCTGGTGGAGATTTTGGTTGGTGACGAGACCAGAGCTGGTTTCACCGTTACCTACTGGCTACCATcagatgatgttgagaaaaGCTGCCTTGCCGGACTGCGGCCCGGAGACATTGTCCTAATGCAGAACATTGGGCTGAATGTGTTTCTGAAAAAGGTCTATGGGTCCAGTCTCCGCAAGGATCTCTCCAAGGTCCACCTTCTCTACCGCGTGAAACTCGACTCCCAAGAGAGCGGCGGCCACTACGCAGCATCGGATCTGGCGTCCACGACCAATCGGCATCCCCAGCTGGACAAGACACGCCAGGTTCGAGATTGGGTTCTGAACtttgtcggtggtggtgcccgGCACCAGGGCAAGTCCAAGAACAAGCCGGCCAACCCCAAGCGTCGTTGGGAACGACCACCAGACGACGATACCCAGCTGCCTTAG
- the RAD10 gene encoding ssDNA endonuclease and repair protein rad10 (COG:L; BUSCO:EOG09264DOU; EggNog:ENOG503NXVJ), with protein sequence MDDDFGADAEFLDALASSADAITSLNSNKTNKQPLPPPPLPPPPQQRPPGPPAFLPLKIQQPTPQRVEKPPPPQRHASTASGPPKIVQPTPQLLPSRASGSGSSILVSPRQKGNPVLACIKSIPWEYSDIPADYALGATTCALFLSLKYHRLHPEYIYTRIRLLQQRFLLRILLVLVDIPNHEDSLRELSKTSLVNNVTVILCWSAAEAGRYLELYKSYEHASAAGIKGQQATGYAERLVEFVTVPRAVNKADAVALVGTFGSLRGAVNADVETLGTSLEVVGEVRFGSDDDEDEDEEGEEAMRVVEGGGRGQQGVSQAAASSSSALAPAPAPAAKRKEPELSEGIAAALAKLRNNG encoded by the exons atGGACGACGATTTTGGCGCCGACGCCGAGTTTTTGGATGCCCTGGCTTCCTCAGCCGATGCCATCACTTCTTTGAATAgcaacaaaaccaacaaacaaccactaccaccaccaccactaccaccgccaccacaaCAGCGACCCCCGGGCCCGCCCGCCTTTCTCCCACTCAAAatccaacaacccaccccccagcGAGTagaaaaaccaccaccaccgcaacggCACGCCTCCACCGCGTCAGGTCCCCCAAAAATAgtccaaccaaccccccaacttctccccTCCCGAGCCAGCGGCTCGGGGTCTTCAATCCTCGTATCCCCGCGGCAAAAAGGAAACCCAGTGCTAGCCTGCATAAAGTCCATACCGTGGGAGTACTCAGACATACCAGCCGACTATGCCCTCGGGGCGACCACCTGCGCCCTTTTCCTGAGCCTTAAataccaccgcctccacccaGAATACATCTACACCcgcatccgcctcctccaacaaaggTTCCTCCTCCGGATCTTGTTGGTGCTTGTCGACATTCCCAACCACGAGGATTCCCTCCGCGAGCTCTCCAAGACTTCCCTTGTGAATAACGTCACTGTAATTTTATGTTGGTCGGCGGCCGAGGCAGGGCGGTATCTCGAGCTGTATAAAAGCTATGAGCATGCGAGCGCGGCGGGGATAAAGGGGCAGCAGGCGACGGGGTATgcggagaggttggttgaGTTTGTGACTgtgccgagggcggtgaACAAGGCGGATGCGGTGGCGCTGGTGGGGACGtttgggagtttgaggggagCGGTTAATGCTGATGTGGAGACGCTGGGGAct agcttggaggtggtgggagaggtgaggtttgggagtgatgatgatgaggatgaggatgaggagggggaggaggccatgagggtggttgagggggggggacgggggcAGCAAGGGGTGAGTCAGGCTGCGGCGAGTTCGAGTTCTGCTctggctccggctccggctcccgctgcgaagaggaaggagccTGAGCTCAGTGAGGGGATTGCTGCTGCGTTGGCAAAGCTCAGGAACAATGGTTAG
- the mns1B_1 gene encoding Mannosyl-oligosaccharide alpha-1,2-mannosidase 1B (CAZy:GH47; COG:G; EggNog:ENOG503NUBI), with amino-acid sequence MRILCGVATFLAASHSVVVVVVAAAEAPQQRQHMAWPSAEPASANQKLPSHRQPKYRPDRKRANAVKQAFRISWDGYYKHAFPHDSLRPVSNSFEDDRNGWGASAVDAFSTALIIGEHKIIDQILRYIPDINFNHTDSEVSLFETTIRYLGGLLSAYDLLTGPLKPRFDYSTHQTSLILHQAVRLADNLKVAFDTPTGIPDNDLFFSPPRKKGSTSNGLATAGTLVLEWTRLSDLTGDPQYARLAQKAEKYLLHPKNPAMGEPFPGLLGSSLNLDTGLFEDGAGGWGGGTDSFYEYLIKMYLYDPSRFSVYRDRWVLAADSSIRYLTSHPTTRPDLTFLAMWRNRTLHYFSEHLACFSGGNFILGGLTLDSPAYLGLGLDLVAGCRATYTSTLTGIGPEIFQWQDNTAPLNASNNSPPPTHQKLMYSRAGFWVTNGGYQLRPEVIESYYYAYRATGNQKYQEWVWEAFLAVNATCRVGSGYSSLMDVNLPEGGGWTDFQESFWFAEVMKYAYLVFAEEAPWQVKAGLENRFVFNTEAHPIRVAGGREKYGGGGG; translated from the coding sequence ATGCGTATCCTCTGTGGAGTGGCCACCTTTCTGGCGGCAAGCCACTccgttgtggtggtggtggtggctgcagCAGAAGcaccacaacaacgacaacataTGGCCTGGCCCTCAGCGGAGCCAGCATCAGCAAACCAGAAGCTCCCATCTCATCGGCAACCAAAGTACCGCCCTGACCGCAAGAGGGCGAATGCTGTCAAGCAGGCTTTCAGGATTTCGTGGGATGGTTACTACAAGCATGCGTTTCCTCATGATTCGCTGAGGCCTGTGTCGAATTCGTTCGAGGATGACAGGAACGGATGGGGAGCCAGTGCTGTCGACGCCTTCAGCACGGCGTTGATCATTGGGGAACACAAGATCATTGACCAGATCTTGCGCTACATCCCCgacatcaacttcaaccacACCGACAGTGAGGTGTCGTTGTTTGAGACGACGATTCGATATCTAGGTGGGCTGTTATCTGCCTacgacctcctcaccggcccCCTGAAACCCCGTTTCGACTACAGCACCCACcaaacctccctcatcctccaccaggCTGTCCGCCTGGCGGACAACCTCAAAGTCGCCTTCGACACCCCGACCGGAATCCCCGACAacgacctcttcttctccccccctcgCAAAAAGGGCTCAACCTCCAACGGCCTCGCCACAGCTGGAACCCTGGTCCTCGAATGGACCCGCCTCTCGGACCTCACCGGCGACCCTCAATACGCCCGCCTGGCCCAAAAGGCAGAAAAgtacctcctccaccccaaaaacccaGCCATGGGGGAACCCTTccccggcctcctcggctcctccctcaacctcgacaccgGCCTCTTTGAAGACGGCGCCGGCGGCTGGGGCGGCGGCACAGATAGCTTCTACGAATATCTCATCAAGATGTACCTCTACGACCCCTCCCGCTTTTCCGTCTATCGCGACCGCTGGGTGTTGGCGGCCGACAGCTCCATCCGGTATCTGacatcccaccccaccacccggcCCGACCTaaccttcctcgccatgtGGCGCAACCGCACCCTGCACTACTTCTCCGAGCACCTCGCCTGCTTCAGCGGGGGAAACTTCATCCTCGGCGGCCTGACCCTCGACTCCCCAGCctacctcggcctcggcctcgacctcgTCGCCGGGTGCAGAGCAACCTACACCAGCACCCTCACGGGAATAGGACCGGAAATCTTCCAATGGCAGGATAACACCGCCCCCCTGAACGCAAGCAACAACTCGCCTCCCCCGACCCATCAGAAACTCATGTACAGCCGGGCTGGGTTCTGGGTTACGAACGGGGGGTATCAACTGCGTCCTGAGGTGATTGAGAGCTATTACTACGCCTACCGGGCGACTGGCAATCAGAAATATCAGgagtgggtttgggaggcgTTTTTGGCTGTGAATGCCACGTGCAGGGTTGGGAGCGGGTATAGTAGTTTGATGGATGTCAACTTgccggaggggggtgggtggacGGATTTTCAGGAGAGTTTTTGGTTTGCGGAGGTGATGAAGTATGCTTATTTGGTctttgcggaggaggcgccgtGGCAGGTGAAGGCCGGGCTTGAGAATCGGTTTGTGTTTAATACCGAGGCGCATCCGATCAGGGTCGCGGGCGGGAGGGAGAAGtatgggggtggaggggggtaa
- a CDS encoding hypothetical protein (COG:S; EggNog:ENOG503P2WU), which translates to MMRRRHKKSRRGCLECKKRHIKCDETRPRCINCTTVERECQYSTPGYQSPSETSGSPAPVSQQTPFPGSVSTPASVAASDHSMPAPALSPEAPAPPMLDVRTFPHTGDMNGKVDIVHMQLFYHYVTNHSVIYPFVDYDGGLKRIIIEVALREPFLLHSILAMASRHLSMTGTGNTAYYHDLAIELQTQALSLFNSFDVEHFAQSIERRVPVFLFSAILGFHALCDMLAYQDDTYPSNLARLTGYFRLHRGILSVMEGHWEDLKKTELSILFDHIVPRWYEISDDDGGSDCDDIKQRVRESPNLDDGQREAFFKVLKYLQWVFDATPNYRSRAHMLCSFAVMIPRPFVDAVEVGKPEALAILAYFYVALHFCRDIWLIGNSGQFLLTSVATHLNQLGPEWSAWLEKPCQMLRDRSPTAPPQPQRPALCVCVCTAAMGHDIVISRPSEADAGRIAEIHISAMGSNPLLHAQFPTPEGLQALRRFLEAETLDEIRDAVSGVLVSRDGPDGPVTGFVKWTSPSHPQDVKLERGDIVHLEGCCRRFLDEYASLAEQAKERSVRDEPPCYRLSFVCADPEYQGRGIGTQLTRKVLELAEEDNLAVYLESTDVAVSIYQRLGFRAIDSFEMQIPGRQETERVVYKEVCMIWYPSGQR; encoded by the exons ATGATGCGCAGACGCCACAAGAAATCACGCCGGGGATGTCTGGAGTGCAAGAAGCGGCATATCAAG TGCGATGAAACCCGGCCACGGTGCATCAACTGCACGActgtggagagggagtgCCAGTACTCGACCCCTGGATATCAATCACCTTCCGAGACCTCAGGGAGCCCCGCGCCGGTATCTCAACAGACGCCCTTCCCAGGCTCCGTCTCGACCCCTGCCTCGGTGGCGGCCTCGGACCACAGCATGCCCGCTCCGGCTCTCTCGCCGGaggcaccggcaccacctATGCTGGACGTGCGAACTTTTCCTCACACTGGGGACATGAACGGCAAAGTCGACATCGTGCACATGCAGCTGTTTTATCACTACGTGACCAACCACTCGGTCATCTATCCGTTTGTCGATTACGATGGTGGACTGAAACGCATCATTATCGAAGTTGCCCTCCGAGAGCCGTTTCTTTTGCACTCGATCCTCGCAATGGCAAGCCGGCATCTGAGCATGACCGGAACCGGCAACACGGCCTACTACCACGACCTTGCCATTGAGCTTCAGACGCAAGCCTTGTCTCTATTCAACAGCTTCGATGTCGAGCATTTTGCCCAGTCGATCGAGCGACGAGTGCCCGTCTTCCTGTTCTCTGCGATCCTAGGCTTCCATGCCTTGTGCGACATGCTGGCGTACCAAGACGACACCTATCCCTCCAACCTGGCCAGGCTTACAGGATACTTTCGTCTCCATCGAGGCATTCTTTCCGTCATGGAAGGCCACTGGGAAGATCTCAAGAAGACGGAGCTTAGCATCCTCTTTGACCACATCGTCCCTCGTTGGTATGAGatcagtgatgatgacgggggcTCGGATTGCGACGACATCAAACAACGAGTTCGGGAATCCCCAAATCTGGATGACGGGCAGCGGGAGGCGTTTTTCAAGGTCCTCAAGTATCTCCAGTGGGTGTTTGATGCCACGCCCAACTATCGCAGCCGAGCTCATATGTTGTGCAGTTTTGC TGTGATGATTCCTAGACCCTTTGTCGACGCTGTCGAGGTAGGCAAGCCTGAAGCGCTGGCCATACTCGCCTACTTTTATGTCGCCCTGCATTTCTGTCGTGACATCTGGCTGATTGGAAACTCGGGCCAGTTTCTGTTGACGTCGGTCGCCACTCACCTCAACCAGCTCGGCCCAGAGTGGTCGGCCTGGTTGGAGAAGCCATGTCAAATGCTGCGGGA TCGGTCACCCACcgctccaccacaacctcaacgaccagcgttgtgtgtgt gtgtgtgtacCGCCGCAATGGGTCACGATATCGTCATCTCCCGGCCCTCCGAGGCTGATGCCGGGCGCATCGCAGAAATCCACATCTCCGCCATGGGTTCGAACCCACTCCTGCATGCACAGTTTCCCACGCCAGAAGGTCTCCAGGCGCTTCGCCGCTTTCTCGAGGCCGAGACGCTTGACGAGATTCGCGACGCAGTGTCTGGTGTTTTGGTCTCGCGGGATGGCCCAGATGGACCGGTGACTGGGTTCGTGAAATggacctccccatcccatccccaggATGTCAAGCTTGAAAGGGGCGATATTGTTCACCTGGAGGGATGCTGCCGTCGGTTTTTGGATGAATACGCTTCGCTCGCCGAGCAAGCCAAGGAGAGATCGGTGCGAGATGAGCCGCCTTGCTACC GATTGAGTTTTGTCTGTGCGGATCCTGAATATCAGGGTAGAGGGATAGGTACGCAGTTGACTCggaaggtgttggagctggccgaggaggacaaCCTGGCGGTCTACCTGGAGAGCACCGATGTGGCTGTCTCTATTTATCAACGACTTGGATTCCGTGCTATTGACAGTTTCGAAATGCAAATTCCGGGCCGACAAGAGACAGAGAGGGTGGTTTACAAGGAGGTGTGCATGATATGGTACCCTTCTGGCCAAAGATAG
- the ERG27 gene encoding 3-keto-steroid reductase (COG:I; EggNog:ENOG503NWKM; BUSCO:EOG09262SR7), with protein MVPPPWDRAPEKDTLFVLVTGANSGIGFGICQRLIDDYLSTRSLTSHLILIPTTRSAKKSQETVTALRAHAQQFAESSPALRSRTGQNYDPHQATRRIHILSVQLDLCNLPTITAAADQLLHGTLSSPSTSPDFESLEDVKIPRLDSIIFNAGIGGWYGLNWGKVAHNILTKGIVSATTWPTFKGGNSGQTIAPVPGSKETMGEVFCANVFGHYLFAQKLVPLLSRPKPSALPPGRIIWESSIDADWDTFSLDDFQALKTDAAYEATKRLTDVLALTSSLPTSKPYVDQYFSVAEDETPPKMYLAHPGIVQTTLFPLNAFMFFWYQVVLYLVRWLGSPWHPITGYNGSMAPAWLALQEQEALDSERAERVKWGSAADRWGNVYVRKTEVDGWGWEGRVEDVEELKEKGLLSGRKGGMEMVKEERLVEFKELGGGVWKRLEELRGEWERKV; from the exons ATGGTACCACCACCTTGGGACCGAGCTCCTGAAAAGGACACCTTATTTGTCCTGGTGACAGGTGCCAACAG CGGCATCGGCTTCGGCATCTGTCAACGCCTCATCGACGATTACCTCTCCACCCGCTCCCTGACCtcccacctcatcctcattcccaccacccgctCGGCCAAAAAATCCCAAGAAACCGTCACCGCCCTCCGCGCCCACGCCCAACAGTTCGCCGaatcctcccccgccctccgctCCCGCACCGGCCAAAACTACGACCCCCACCAAGCCACCCGCCGCATTCACATCCTCTCGGTCCAACTCGACCTCtgcaacctccccaccatcaccgccgccgccgaccagctcctccatggcaccctctcctccccctccacgTCCCCCGACTTTGAATCCCTGGAAGACGTCAAGATCCCCCGGTTGGACTCCATAATCTTCAACGCCGGCATCGGCGGCTGGTACGGTCTCAACTGGGGAAAGGTCGCCCACAACATCCTCACCAAGGGCATCgtctcagcaacaacatggCCGACCTTCAAGGGGGGCAACTCGGGCCAAACCATCGCCCCCGTCCCGGGGAGCAAGGAGACAATGGGAGAAGTCTTTTGCGCAAACGTCTTTGGCCACTACCTCTTTGCGCAGAAACTGGTCCCCTTGCTCTCCCGCCCCAAGCCATCCGCCCTGCCCCCCGGAAGAATCATCTGGGAGAGCAGCATCGACGCAGACTGGGACACCTTTTCCCTGGACGATTTTCAAGCCCTCAAAACCGACGCCGCCTACGAGGCGACCAAACGACTGACTGACGTTTTGGCGCTGACGTCGTCCCTCCCGACGTCGAAACCGTACGTGGATCAATATTTTTCTGTGGCGGAAGACGAGACGCCACCCAAGATGTACCTAGCGCATCCGGGCATCGTCCAGACGACGCTTTTCCCGCTCAACGCGTTCATGTTTTTTTGGTATCAGGTTGTGCTTTATCTGGTGAGGTGGCTGGGTTCGCCGTGGCATCCGATCACGGGATACAACGGGAGTATGGCGCCTGCTTGGCTGGCGctgcaggagcaggaggcgtTGGATAGTGAGCGGGCCGAGAGGGTCAAGTGGGGGAGTGCGGCGGATCGGTGGGGGAATGTGTATGTCAGGAAGAcggaggtggatgggtgggggtgggaggggagggtggaagatgttgaagagttgaaggagaaggggttgttaAGTGGAcggaagggggggatggagatggtcaaagaggagaggttggtggaaTTCAAAGagttgggtggaggggtgtggaagaggttggaggagttgaggggggagtgggagaggaaggtttGA